In Marinobacter sp. F4206, a single genomic region encodes these proteins:
- the radA gene encoding DNA repair protein RadA → MAKTKTAYVCTECGADYSKWQGQCTACQAWNTVSEVRGVSSSAKGARGARFEGFAGSLSEIKSLDDVSLAEQPRISSGMQEFDRVLGGGLVEGSAVLMGGHPGAGKSTLLLQAVCHLAASVPALYVTGEESLQQVAMRAKRLGLPTSDLKMLSETSVERVMQVAEAEKPRILVVDSIQVMHVAETESAPGSVSQVRESAAYLTRFAKQTGTILFLVGHVTKDGSLAGPKVLEHMIDCSILLEGSSDSRYRTLRGIKNRFGAVNELGVFAMLEQGLKEVKNPSAIFLNRGEDAAPGSVVMVVWEGTRPMLVEIQALVDMAQGGYPRRVAVGLDQNRLAMLLAVLHRHGGMHVSDQDVFVNVVGGVKVNETSADLALLAAIVSSFRDRALPQDLVIFGEVGLSGEIRPVPSGQERIYEAAKHGFTRALVPKANAPRKDTEGMRVIPVTKLSDALSALGDL, encoded by the coding sequence AGTGCGGTGCAGACTATTCCAAATGGCAGGGCCAGTGCACAGCCTGCCAGGCCTGGAACACCGTCAGCGAAGTCCGCGGCGTCAGCAGCAGTGCCAAAGGAGCCCGCGGGGCCCGGTTTGAGGGATTCGCCGGCAGCCTGTCCGAGATCAAGAGCCTGGACGACGTCAGCCTGGCCGAGCAGCCCCGAATCAGCTCCGGAATGCAGGAGTTTGACCGGGTTCTGGGCGGGGGCCTGGTAGAAGGCTCGGCCGTCCTGATGGGCGGCCATCCGGGTGCCGGCAAGAGCACCCTCCTGCTCCAGGCGGTCTGCCACCTGGCCGCGAGTGTACCCGCCCTCTACGTGACGGGTGAGGAATCCCTGCAGCAGGTGGCCATGCGTGCCAAGCGCCTGGGGTTGCCGACCAGCGATTTGAAAATGCTGTCGGAAACCAGCGTCGAACGGGTGATGCAGGTGGCAGAAGCTGAAAAGCCCCGCATTCTGGTCGTCGACAGTATCCAGGTCATGCACGTGGCGGAGACTGAGTCGGCACCGGGCTCGGTGTCCCAGGTTCGCGAAAGCGCCGCGTACCTGACCCGGTTCGCGAAACAGACCGGCACCATCCTGTTCCTGGTCGGCCACGTCACCAAGGACGGCAGTCTCGCCGGACCGAAGGTGCTGGAGCACATGATCGATTGCTCCATTTTACTGGAAGGCTCCAGCGACAGCCGCTACCGGACCCTGCGCGGGATCAAGAACCGGTTTGGCGCGGTGAACGAACTGGGCGTGTTCGCGATGCTGGAACAGGGGCTCAAGGAAGTGAAGAACCCGAGCGCCATCTTCCTCAATAGAGGCGAGGACGCTGCGCCAGGAAGCGTGGTGATGGTGGTCTGGGAGGGCACCCGGCCAATGCTCGTGGAAATCCAGGCGCTCGTGGACATGGCTCAGGGCGGTTACCCACGCCGGGTTGCAGTGGGCCTGGACCAGAACCGGCTGGCGATGCTGCTGGCCGTTCTGCATCGCCACGGCGGCATGCACGTATCCGACCAGGATGTCTTTGTTAACGTGGTGGGCGGCGTGAAGGTGAACGAAACCAGCGCGGACCTGGCGCTACTGGCGGCCATCGTTTCCTCGTTTCGGGATCGCGCCCTGCCCCAGGATCTGGTAATCTTTGGCGAGGTCGGTCTCTCAGGCGAAATACGCCCGGTGCCCAGTGGCCAGGAACGGATTTACGAAGCGGCGAAGCATGGCTTTACCCGGGCACTGGTACCCAAGGCCAATGCACCCCGGAAAGACACTGAGGGGATGAGGGTGATACCGGTGACCAAACTGAGTGATGCGCTTTCTGCCCTGGGAGATCTGTAA
- a CDS encoding PilZ domain-containing protein → MPSKPPEKRRFHRIEFDAPCELHCLDRVWTTEVLDISLKGVLVKRPDGWDVPLMQPCEVIVHLNEHEAAIVMAVELRHVEEHRLGFQCQYIDLESATHLKRLVELNLGDQALLEREFAHLID, encoded by the coding sequence TTGCCTTCCAAGCCCCCCGAAAAACGCCGATTTCATCGGATCGAGTTCGATGCCCCTTGCGAGCTCCATTGTCTGGACCGTGTCTGGACCACCGAGGTGCTGGATATTTCCCTGAAAGGTGTTCTGGTCAAACGCCCGGACGGCTGGGATGTCCCGCTGATGCAGCCGTGTGAGGTGATTGTTCATCTGAACGAACATGAAGCGGCCATCGTTATGGCGGTGGAACTGCGCCATGTGGAAGAGCACCGGCTGGGCTTCCAGTGCCAGTATATTGATCTGGAGAGCGCCACGCACCTCAAGCGCCTGGTCGAACTCAATCTCGGTGACCAGGCACTGTTGGAGCGAGAATTTGCCCATCTGATTGATTAG